The sequence below is a genomic window from Candidatus Nanopelagicales bacterium.
ACCGTGCGGGGGCGCCCCTACCTGGTCGACCCCGGGCCGCTGACGTCGCTGCTGGTCGGCTCCCTGCAGGCCCGTACGTTCGCGGACCTCGACGTGCCCCTCGTCGCGGTCACGGCGGACCTCGACACCGGGACCGTCGTCCCCGTGGACCGGGGTGACCTGGCCACCGCGCTGCTGGCGAGCGCCGCCATCCCCGGCGTCTTCCCCTGGGTCGAGCGCGACGGCCGGCGGCTGGTCGACGGCGGCGTCCTGGCCAACGTGCCGGTGTCGGTCGCCCTGGACCGGGGCGCCCGGTCGGTGGTGGTGCTGGACTGCGGCTTCGTCGTCAGCCAGCCGCGGCGCACCGACACGTTCCTCGGGGTGCTGCTGCAGACGGCCGCGGTGATGACCGCGCACCAGGTGCGCTACGACCTGCGCCGGGCCGCGGACGCCGGGGTCCCGGTGCTCTACCTGCCCGGGCCGTGGCCGATCGGCTCGCCGCCGTACTCGTTCGAGCGGACCGCCGAGCTGGCGCAGGCCGCGTACGCACTGTCGTCGGAGTTCCTGCGCACCCTGCGGGTCGACGGCGGCCGGGTGTACGGGACCCCGCCCGGCACCGTCACCTGACCGGCGCGGCGGAGATCACGCCCCGGGAGGTGAGGGGGCGACCGGCGGGGGAGTGTCGCAGGTCCTGCCTGCCGGGCGGTCCGCGAACCGGTCCGCGATCCACGGGACCACGGCGGGCCCCGACGTGGTGGCCGCCGCCAGGTGCCCGATCCCGCCCATCCAGAGCATGGTGAGCGCCGAGCCGCTGTCGCACCACTGCTGCTGCAGCAGCGCGTTCGGGCCGGGAAGGACGACCTCGTCGGCGGTGCCCTGGGCCACCATGACCGGCATCGACGCCGGCAGCGGCGGGACCGTCTGCGCGGTGGCGGCATCGCGCCAGCCGGCCACGGTGGTCGGGTCGACGTCGAAGAACGTCTGGCCGACCTTGGTGCGGGCCAGGCCCTCCAGGCCGGCGGCGTCGATGCACTCGTCGGCCAGCCGCTGGTAGCTGTCGATCCCGTTCCCGCTGACGACGCCATCGAGGGCCACGTCCGGGTAGACCGGCGGCCAGGAGATCGCGACCTCGGGTCCGATCGCCCAGCCCACGGCCGTCGCCCACTGCGCGCTCATGATCGGGACCAGGTTGGCCGCCGGGGCGGCCGCTGCCACCCCCAGCAGGTCCAGCTCCGGCGCCAGCTCCTCCGCCAGGTGGCCCGACCACAGCGACGTGTGACCGCCCTGGGAGTGGCCGAACACGACGTAGCGGCTGCCAGCCTCCGCGTCGGGGAACTCCCGGGCGGCGCGCACCGCGTTGACGACGTCGCGGACCTCCGCGCCAGCCACCAGGTACGCCTCGGGTCCGGGCGTACCCAGGCCGACGTAGTCCGTGGCGGTCACGACCCACCCGAGCGCCATCATCTGGTCCAGCCAGTTGTCCGTGTCCTGCAACGGGTTCGACGAGCGGGACGGGGCGCACTGGTCGGCCATGCCGAGGGTCCCGTGCGCCCACGCGACCACCGGGCGCCCACCTGCGGGCGCCGGTGCCGTCGGCAGGTAGACGATCCCGCCCGAGGCCGCAGGAGTCCCGTCCAGGCGCTCGGACACGTAGAGGATCCGGTGGGCGGTGCCGCCGGGCACGTCCACGTCCAGCGGCTCGGAGCGGATCAGCGTGCCCGGCGGCCCCGGAAGTGGGTTCGGCGGGGTGTAGAAGGGCTGCAGCGCGTCCTGCGCCCGGGTGGTCGACACCACGCTCGCCGTCGCGCCCGCGGCGACCGCCAGCAGGCCCGCGACCAGCACCCCGGCCACGACCAGGAACAGCGTCCTCAGCGCCCTCACGGTCCGAGGCTAGGGAGCGCAGTCACGCGGAGTCCTGTCGAAGCTCCTCCCGCGGCGACATGATGTGCGCGTGGACGAGACCGGCGAGACTCCCGGCGGCGCGGAGGGCCTGCCCGCCCGCGAGGTGCGGGCGACCGTGCTGGTCCTCGCACCGCCGCCCGCGGACGGTCTCGCGGTGCGGGGGGCACGCGCCGGCATCGGCGCGGTCGGCCTGCTGGTCCAGGGCCTGGACCGGGCGACCGGGGGCAGCGGCCGGGTGCCGGCGCCGGTCGACGTCGCCCTGGGGGCGGCAGCGTCGGCCGCCGACGCTGCGGTGGTCGTCGCCGGCGTGGCAGCGTCGGTCGCCGGCCGGGTCACCGGCCCGGTCACGTCGTGGCTGGCCCGTCCCGCCCCGCTGCCGTCGTCGTGGTGGCCCCAGCGGGCGCTGGACTCCTGGCGGGTGCGGGGCCAGGAGCTGCGCCGGTCCCAGGCCGCGGATCTCGAGGTGGCGCTGCGGCGCGCGGGGGACCCGGCGGTCGCCTGGGTCCTGGACCGGGTCGACGTCGGCGGCCTGGTAGCGCGCCACGTCGACCTGGAGACGGTGGTCGTGACCGCCCTCGACGACCTGGACCTGACCGAGGTCGTGCTCACCCGGGTGGACCTGAGGGCGGTCGTCGACGGGGCGCTGGACCGGCTGGACCTGACCGAGGTGGTGCTCGGCCGGGTCGACCTGCAGCGTGTCGTCGTGGCCGTCCTCGACCGGCTGGACCTGACCGACCTGGTGCTGACCCGGGTGGACCTGGAGCGGGTCGTGACCGCCGTTCTGGACGGGATGGATCTGACGCAGCTGGTGCAGTCGCGCGTGGACATCGACGCGCTCGCCGCGACGATCGACCTGGACGCGATCATCGACCGGTTGGACCTGATCGGGCTGGCCGACTACATCATCGACGAGATCGACCTCCCCGCGATCATCCAGCAGTCGACCGGATCCGTTGCGTCCGAGGCGGTCCGAGGGGTCCGGATGCAGACCATCGACGCCGACCGCAAGGCGTCGTCCGTGGTCGACCGGCTGTTGCTCCGGCGGAAGGGGCGCCGGACCGACGCCCCGGGGGACCCGGAGTCGCTGCAGCGCGGTCCGGAGGAGGGTGACTCGTGACCACCTTCCGCGAGTGGCAGCAGAAGCAGGCGGCTGCGCGGGCGGCCGAGGAGGCGCTCGCCGCCGGCGAGGCGACGGCCGACGTCGACCTGCACGCGGAGTCGGCGCGGGCCGCCGTCCCTCGGGCGGCCCGGCCCTACCAGGGGCTGCGAGCGGGCATCGTCAGCCGGCTGGTGGCGAACTCGATCGACTTCGGCGTGGTGATCGTC
It includes:
- a CDS encoding patatin-like phospholipase family protein, translating into MADPIALAAALPRPLAYVLGGGASYGAVQVGMLQALAETDLRPDLVVGTSVGSLNGAVLAEEPHSAGHRLPYLWSGLNRDTVFPTKVRDAYATVRGRPYLVDPGPLTSLLVGSLQARTFADLDVPLVAVTADLDTGTVVPVDRGDLATALLASAAIPGVFPWVERDGRRLVDGGVLANVPVSVALDRGARSVVVLDCGFVVSQPRRTDTFLGVLLQTAAVMTAHQVRYDLRRAADAGVPVLYLPGPWPIGSPPYSFERTAELAQAAYALSSEFLRTLRVDGGRVYGTPPGTVT
- a CDS encoding lipase family protein, whose protein sequence is MRALRTLFLVVAGVLVAGLLAVAAGATASVVSTTRAQDALQPFYTPPNPLPGPPGTLIRSEPLDVDVPGGTAHRILYVSERLDGTPAASGGIVYLPTAPAPAGGRPVVAWAHGTLGMADQCAPSRSSNPLQDTDNWLDQMMALGWVVTATDYVGLGTPGPEAYLVAGAEVRDVVNAVRAAREFPDAEAGSRYVVFGHSQGGHTSLWSGHLAEELAPELDLLGVAAAAPAANLVPIMSAQWATAVGWAIGPEVAISWPPVYPDVALDGVVSGNGIDSYQRLADECIDAAGLEGLARTKVGQTFFDVDPTTVAGWRDAATAQTVPPLPASMPVMVAQGTADEVVLPGPNALLQQQWCDSGSALTMLWMGGIGHLAAATTSGPAVVPWIADRFADRPAGRTCDTPPPVAPSPPGA